In Girardinichthys multiradiatus isolate DD_20200921_A chromosome 10, DD_fGirMul_XY1, whole genome shotgun sequence, the sequence tcaactctgaccagctttcatgtccctgctgaagaaaagcattcccacagcatgatgctgccaccaccatgtttcactgtagggatggtgtgttcagggtcattTGCAATGTCAGACTGCTTTCACACATCATCTTTTCACACATCATCGTTTTTctccacacatagcattttgcacataagccaaaatgatcagttttggtctcgtctgaccagaacaccttctttcaTATGTCTATGTGGCCTTTATGGCTTGTGGAAAGCTGAGAACAGGACATTTCCTCCGTAACGGCTAGATGTTTGGATTGCAAAGCTGTTTtggtggtccatcctctctgttcagatgatggattgatcagagctctgtgagaagttcaaagctcgggatgttgttgtagaacctaacctgctttaaacttcttcagaatcttctctctgacctgtctgctgtggtccgtggtcttcatgatgcagtttgttctctaacaaatctttgacaccagaaacagaacatgtcCAAATGGACTCGGATGAAATTACTCGCAGTTTAACTTAAGTATATCACAGTTAAAgatgactgaaaacaaatagATTCCACACTATTCATATTTGGAAAAGGTTTaaagagtatgaatacttttggaaggcactgtcGGCTCAAATGAAAGTAAACCCTCACCTTCTCCTTCCATGTGTTTATTCAACAGATATTAGAGAATCAAAGATCTCCACACCTGCTGAAGGAGAGAGAAACAAGCCTTTCTGGGCTGGCAGTGACAACTCCTTCaggtttaactttttcacagacGGCGTCCCTCCATCTCACGAGAAAACATCTCCAGCAGACCGCATCCCATCCCCCACCCCAGCATTATCTTTGACAGGGCAGGGCTCTGCTTTTGCTTTTAACTTTCAAATCCCTCCTGACCCACCTGCCGAAGACATGGACACAACGGAGACTGCACACTTCTCATCTCCAAGCAACCAACAGTGTGACCCGGAGGAAGAGCGTTCCCATTCCCAGGGGGGTGCGTCTGAATGTGAAGCATCAGAgcagtccaaaacaaaaaagaagaagaaaactggaAAGAAGAAACTGTCTGACACCGAGACACAGCAAAAGCTGACAGAAGGGAGTCAGAAAGAGGAAGAGCTGGTTAGTATATAAAGCTTcactcagaagtttacatacactcttTATAAGCATGCAATTTCCCCCCagtaatatttgattaaatgtcCCATAGCATGTTGCAGAGAAGCCACACAACAAGCTTCTGGTCCTCAGAGCAACTATCCTGTGGCTTCTGGATGCAGGATAGTTGCTCTCCTGGACTGGAAACTCCTAAATTAGCTGTTAATTTTAAGGTGAAGTTGTAAAATCTGGAATTAGTTAACTTCCTTCATTATTCCAATGCACACCCCTGTCAGTAAAACAGACCCCCAGCATGGTGGTAcctccaccatgcttgacaattAGTATGGTGTTCTTAAAAGCCTGAGATTTTTATGCCGTTAATGACCAGGAGAGCTGCATGAAAACTTGTGACTAGAACTAACTATCATCTTATgttgttaaatgtttatttcatgtcTGAATGGGACTTTCTTTCAGAGCCCAGAGGAGCAGCTGAACAGGCAGCTGGACTGGTGTATCGAACAGCTGGAGCTGGGAATAAGGTCCCAGAAAGGAACTCCAAAACAGAGTTAGTGTTGTTATTTTCGCCTACACATCACCACACTCATTTACAGTCATACATTTTATCCCAGAAATATAATCCTCGGTTCatgaaacaaattaatttaCTCTGACTTTCACCTGAAACGACCAAGTCAGGATGAAACAGCAAAGAGACGTATGCTGAGAAGAAGAAACTGGACAGGAAGATATAAAAACGACTGCAGACAGGTGTAGAGAGGCCACAAGGTGagacaaaaacaggaaacacaGAATAACTGCAGGATAATACAAACCACCAACTAGCACCAGAGAAAGGAACAAAGTTAGCAAATATATggcaaaaaactggaaaaatgcaAAACTGCTGTGAAGACATACAAAATATCTGTCATCAAAGTAGGAAGAATGAGATatttaaattatgaattaatTAATGTGTTCAATTCCAAAATACTTTATcaatcccaaagagaaattaaatgttgttgtagcctgtttaaactgcatgtttttaaagcctgttgtttttttcatatattttttcggccttaattttttattttttcaacagcaggtagacaggaaagaggggcagagagagggggagacattcgccgggtccaggactcgaacccgtgtcgaggactatagcctctatgtATGGTTGCTGAACctctacaccaccagcgccactCATCTAAAGCCTGTTTTACACCGACATCTCTCACACGCatcttaaaaaacagaaaataatgaccTCACAGCAGGAAgggttttcatattttcttgttaTTGACAAGAATCAAAATTCGATAAAACTAGTTTTGGCAGGAAAAGGTTTTAGAAGAATtggagacaggaaatgggcCACATCAGCCTGATCGGTACCCCCCTGTTTGGATCCTTGTCGGATAACGAAGGGGGCCGTTTGGTGTCGATGTTCGAGCATTAAAGTTTTGATTTTATGGTCCGTTGTGTTTTCTTCCTCGTAGAAGAGGAGGCCTCTCGAGCCTTGAAGACGCTGCGCAGCTCCAAAGCTCCTCTGGTCAAGAAGCGGCAGGTGATGAGAGCCATGACTGGAGATTACAGGAAGCAAATggaggaagagaagaagaagcagttCAAGCTCATTCAAAGTGGTGAGTGAACTGTTTCAGTCAACAGTGTGTTCTGTTGAATCTTTGTTAATCGACAGGCTCCTCTGCTCCTGATAGAAACTGCATCAGCTCAGGTCAAAGTGGCGTCATATTCCCCAAAGAAGTCTGTTTTCCACCGCAGAGCTGAGGTGAGAACCCATCCAGCAGCTTCAGatgaccagcagcagcaggctggACCCTGGGGGCCTCAGGAGGAGACGACAGCCTTCGCTTTTGTTCCATCAAAAAAAGAGTTTCTCTTCAATTTCTTCTGATATTTCTGTGCTGAAAGATGAAGATCTCTCCATGAACTGAACTGGAAATAAGTGTTACTTACTCTGAACACGTAACGGttgtttaaatattcaaaacacacaaGAAATGTTGCGTCTGAAGATTTGTTGTGAAAAATGATCATAAAAAGGCTGTGATTGCATACACCATCCCCaaatataatgtgtttttcttgaCAGTTTCTAGAATTTAACCAGACATTAAACTGTATCAGACAAACTGTTATTGACTTAATGTTCAGCTACTAAACTGTTTTAATTAACACACTTTAACATGGAAAATAACACAGATTTACAGTTAATCTAATATGTTTTCAGGACCAActgattcattttgttttggaatatattattattactggaagcttttttattacaaaaaatgcATGAAAACCTACAAAGAATAACTAAAAAACATACAGAGTTgttaaaatgtcctttttttgtttttatttgacacttaaatatttcagactaataaacaagttttttgatcaaataaaaccagaataaataaaaaaaagctgatttttaaataaagatttaaaaacaggattcaaaccaacctgggcCTTTTTATAAAAGTAATCATACCTCCTGTTAGAGCAGAGGTCAGCTGAGAGAGGTCACACCCAGACCTGATTACTGCCTGATCTGTAAATAGAATCTGtctggcaacatgaagtaggcagcTGCCAAATCCTACTGAACTGAATGTATCATGAGTTATTTAATTGTTCAGTAGGAGTTTCCACTTAAAAAGATTTCAGATCAAGTCATTTAAAGCTTCAGActagttttaaatatttattaaacttggAACCTTCCCAGCTGCCTTTATAAATGCTAGTGTTCCACAGtggagaaaaatgtgttttaggaacTGTAATTGTTCTCATTGTGCAACATACAGAATCTGTGGTCTTCAACAGACTATTATATTAGCTGCTCCACTTTTAATGTTTGTTggaattttcatttttaaaacgtTTAATAAGTCAAAGTAAAGTTACCATTTAGAACAGACATTCCCAAACGCTTCAGCTTCCACCCCACAAAATAATAGTGGCAGAGAATTCCCAGCAGACTTTAACATTACCAGAATGGTTCTCTTAACCTAGAACATTCTCTAAAGGTTCTAGATAATGTAACCATTAGGAAAAGTTCATGAAGGCTAGTTTTAACACAAGCACTGGGACCTTTTGGGAATGTGTCCTGAACATTAACCATTCTCAATGTAAAAAATACAGAACTGTCATGGGACATTCCTGAGGGTTCACTACAGATGTAACCAATTTAACCTTTACAGAACCTCCAGTTCATCTGAAGGTGAAGTATAACTTTCATAAGGTAACATTTAAAGAACCATCAGAAAACCTTCATGGAACATTCCCTAAAAGTACCTTGAAGGTCAAGTGCCGCTTTTATAATGGATCCTTAGGAATGTATACAACTCCCTAAAGTTTCCCTGAAAGTGAATTGTAAACGTCACAAAGTGACGTTTAGAGAACCTTCATATAACCTTTAGGCAGTGTTTCCTTAAGGACATTTTATAGCCTTAAAAGACCCTCCTAAACTAAAACCTTCCCAGAACCTCTTTAAAGGTTCCATACATGTAAACTATAATCTGAAAAATTTTACCTTTGAAAAAACCTTCGCATATAATTCCATAAAGATTCCCTACAATTTCCACAATGTAACCTAAGGGTTCCATGAAGGTTCAGAACAACCTTACCAGTCAGGTATATGCAACACTTCaacgtaaaaaagaaaaaccctgtAGACAGTAAAGGTCTGTGTAAAAATGAACTGTGATCCTGAACATAGCTAAAGTATTCAAATataacaaaatctaaataaaagcataatGACAAAATCCCCAAATATGACAATATTTTCAATTATATTATTCATTTaggacaattttttttttttttacctcttgtGACAAGTATGGCATAAACAtgctattaataataattttacatcAAATTTGATTTGTAAATATACCCCCTTCCCACTACAACCCTAAAGCTGGAGGTAAAGACAAATCTTTAATATGAAACTGTACACAGCTAAGGACTCTCCAAACTAATGAGGCGTCTTTATTTAagtttgttacattttttttcaagaatgacagaaaaaaaacacgcATGGGATAATATTAAGCAGATTTGtctttgttaaaaacgtttctgTTTCGGAAACCGGAAGAGGCGGGTTGTGTTTCTACACGAGCACAGTTGAGTGAAGCAGACATTAAACAAAGTTTGAGCTGCTGTTGAAATAAATCGCCTGCTGGCTGTAAGTTTGAAGCTTTTATATTTAAACGTCGTTAAATCCTGCCTCACATGTGTGGCTCGTCGGGGGAACCACAGGTGTAGTTTTACGGCGTAGAGATGACGGTTTCCTCCGCTAAGCTAAGCTCGCTAAGAAACTGAGCAGCAGCTTGTTTGGTTCCTCCTGTCCTACAACCTGACTGATTCTGAATCCAGAACTGGTTCTGAGTCCAGAACTGTGTCGTTTCAAGCCTTTTTCTGGCGGTTTGTTTGCTTTCAGGAGCGCGGAGGGGAAATGTCCGAACTAAGTGATGAGGCCAGTGAGTCGGAGCAGCTGGGGGCCAGCCTCTCCCTCTGGCTGGGGGAGTCCCTGCTGCGACCCGAGGAACTGGACGTCCCTCTGGACCTCCACACAGCCTGCTCCATCGGCCAGTATGACGTGGTTGCAGAGAACATTAAAAAGTAAGCATCTTTTGACTAGTAAAACACGATTACCCTGATGCTCCTCCACAGCTGACTAGAATGTGTTTTCAGGCGTGAGGTGGACCTGGATGGGAAGAACATCGGAGGATGGACCCCGCTTATGTATGCCGCTTACATTGGTCATGACAACATTGCAAATCTGCTGCTGGAGGCTGGAGTGAATGTGAATGCAACCACACCCAAAGGTCTCACCCCGCTGATGCTGGCAGCAAGCTGTGGAAATGAAAGTATAGCCTACTTCCTGCTGCAGGTACAACATCTACTCTCTAATGAGGTATAAGAAACTATGAAATATGATCCAAGTACTTTCAAGGTACAAATAGGTATTTCCAGACTCGGTTTTGTCTAAAAGTTGCTTCAATCCATCAATTGAAACACCTGCCATAATTTCATGTTGAGGTTAAACAAGTGTTTAGGAAATATGATTGTAGAAAACTggaactttaaaatgaaaaccatgcaGGAATCCCATGTTCTGTAGTTGTGAGTAAAGGTGCAGCAGGTAGTGGTGTTGGCCACAGCAACATGATGAGTTGCTCCTGGTGTAAAATGGATTTGAAGCAGTTGGAGGCCTTGGTTAAGGGTTTGCATGGTTGTTTTGTTTGATTATAACTATTAAACCGGTTCTCGCGctgaatgtttctttttttactcaAGCAAGGAGCAGAGCTGGAGCTTAGGGATTCTAGAGGCTGGACCGCTCTGTTTCACTGCACCAGCACAGGCCATCAACAGATGGTTAGGTTCCTGCTTGATAACAACGCCGATGCTAACGTCAGGTTAGTGTGTTTAACATATCTGCATAACCACATCTGCAATAATCTGCCTGagatatttttaaacttttttcccTCATCTTGCAGGGAGCCTGGGTCCGGTTTCACTCCTCTGATGGAGGCTGCTGCTTCTGGACATGAAATCATTGTTCAGTACCTGCTTGATCATGTGAGTGGTGACCATGAACAAGCTCCTTGCTGCTGTGCTTCAGGTGGGTGAAGTAATTTAAACACTGATGGAAAGATCTTTTCTCCTTGACTCATTTACAGAAGGTAAAGGTCAGCGAGCGCGATGCTAAAGGAGAGACGGCTCGCGCCCTCGCCATGATGTACGGCTACATGAAGATCGTCAGCCTCATTGACGCACGTTCTCCACaaataaaaccaggtgtttacTTACATGCTGTTAGATTTCTTTATCTTAAAGAACTTGtagattttaagttttttttgtgtcctaatttctttattttctgtgtttgaacTCGTCAGGACACTATGAAGACCTGAGCTCCTCGGAGGACTCGGACAGCTCGCCACCGAGGATCCGGCCCAGTCGAAGCCGAGTTAAAGGCGTCAGCATCCACGATGGGCCTCAGGCCATTGCCAAGTTCCGAGTTGGAGGCAAAAGCAAACAGTGTGGTGGGTCACTGAAACATTTCCACATCTTGTCCTTTAACAACCAGAGacctgtttttatttggattttatgtggagGACCAACACTAAGTAGTGCATCTTTATGGAGAGGAAGGAACACGATGAATGGCTTTCTCTTAGTGTctacaacaatatcccaagctttgaacatctcccagggTCTGTTCAGTCCaacatctgaacatggagagaggatggaccagccgctgacctaccaagacatggaagTTCGCCTAAATGTACAGCAGGCTGAGTGAGAACGTTAATCAGGTAACCCTGAGCTGCAGGGATCCACGGCTCAGGGGGGAGAATTTGTTGACCTATGTGGACTTTTATGGGAtaatgacaagaagaaagcctgttggagacacagcaaacatgtggtcagatgagactgaaGTGAAACATTTTGGCCGCAGGTGAGGGAAAACGAACACTGCACTTCATCCTGAATCGCTaccatagtggtggcagcatcaggctgtgggaatgcttttcttcagcagggacatgaa encodes:
- the c10h8orf33 gene encoding UPF0488 protein C8orf33 homolog, coding for MTEERLLFLDIRESKISTPAEGERNKPFWAGSDNSFRFNFFTDGVPPSHEKTSPADRIPSPTPALSLTGQGSAFAFNFQIPPDPPAEDMDTTETAHFSSPSNQQCDPEEERSHSQGGASECEASEQSKTKKKKKTGKKKLSDTETQQKLTEGSQKEEELSPEEQLNRQLDWCIEQLELGIRSQKGTPKQKEEASRALKTLRSSKAPLVKKRQVMRAMTGDYRKQMEEEKKKQFKLIQSETASAQVKVASYSPKKSVFHRRAEVRTHPAASDDQQQQAGPWGPQEETTAFAFVPSKKEFLFNFF